From Cannabis sativa cultivar Pink pepper isolate KNU-18-1 chromosome 8, ASM2916894v1, whole genome shotgun sequence, a single genomic window includes:
- the LOC115700214 gene encoding CLAVATA3/ESR (CLE)-related protein 7-like yields MANSRTYLFVMKMVIILSFLFMRLEAARNNIAINNDHHHHRGDVEVLEMKMMMMRSSSSSSDLRSEQMLRKLGFDVSKLVAAGKRRSVMVDRVAPGGPDPQHHA; encoded by the coding sequence ATGGCAAATAGCAGAACTTATTTGTTTGTTATGAAGATGGTTATTATTTTGAGTTTCCTTTTCATGAGGTTGGAGGCAGCAAGAAATAACATTGCTATTAATAATGATCACCACCACCACCGTGGAGATGTAGAGGTACTGgagatgaagatgatgatgatgagatcctcatcatcatcttcaGACCTACGCAGTGAACAGATGTTGCGGAAGTTGGGGTTCGACGTTTCGAAACTTGTAGCAGCGGGGAAAAGAAGATCGGTAATGGTGGATAGGGTGGCACCGGGAGGACCTGATCCTCAGCACCATGCTTAA